From Acyrthosiphon pisum isolate AL4f unplaced genomic scaffold, pea_aphid_22Mar2018_4r6ur Scaffold_20519;HRSCAF=21277, whole genome shotgun sequence, one genomic window encodes:
- the LOC115034673 gene encoding uncharacterized protein LOC115034673, with protein MSTTFNMDPNYWDTLAINELFEPNFTYPNMNIIKCLSRYNAALLIVDTNEMWNKYLTTMVKLISNAGITEIHKLALIKVSIHCAHKKKKLTPSHYIHLIYNSKGSMTLDFLDWAIEAYPNDTRILEVNINFKLTNKDELIAYELFKENAYKVSSTLWLIVIKYFLNKPQIWHIFNMAFGDESVCCNEVKKKLAKEYLLWLSKNKSLNDARNAYLLLNTNTVVMQKNPTRVQNVINHALLLHGNISDSLYVYAVKIEIEFLKNIQKAREIYTSGLEVHKYSSNLYFEAFKCELTNSKMLIQEVFNSGKELVSNDPALDVSVAKVIFESAVQNIKEDTDLFFQMYNAATQYNFSLDLSKEIKK; from the exons ATGTCAACTACATTTAACATGGATCCAAATTATTGGGATACATTGGCTATAAATGAATTGTTTGAACCTAATTTTACTTATCCAaacatgaatattat aaaatgtctTAGTAGATATAACGCTGCATTGTTAATAGTTGATACAAATGAGATGTGGAATAAGTATTTAACCACTATGGTCAAATTAATATCTAATGCTGGTAttacagaaattcataaacttGCTTTAATTAAAGTATCTATACATTGCGctcacaagaaaaaaaaattgacaccaAGTCATTATATTCATTTG atatataattcAAAAGGTTCAATGACCCTGGACTTTTTAGATTGGGCCATTGAAGCATATCCGAATGACACACGTATCTTAGAagtgaatataaattttaaactaactaATAAAGATGAACTAATTGCTTACGagttatttaaagaaaatgcttataaagtTTCAAGCACTCTGTggcttatagttattaaatattttttaaataagccACAGATATGGCATATTTTCAACATGGCATTTGGAGATGAATCTGTGTGTTGTaacgaagtaaaaaaaaagcttgCGAAGGAGTATTTGTTGTGGTTAAGCAAAAATAAGTCTTTAAATGATGCTCGAAACGCATACTTGTTGTTGAACACAAACACAGTTGTGATGCAA aaaaatccaACAAGGgtacaaaatgttataaacCATGCTTTGTTATTACATGGTAACATTTCAGATTCGTTGTATGTTTACGCAGTAAAAATAGagattgaatttttaaaaaatatccaaaaagcAAGAGAAATTTATACTAGTGGGTTAGAAGTACATAAGTAttcatcaaatttatattttgaagctTTTAAATGTGAACTTACTAATTCAAAAATGCTTATTCAAGAGGTGTTTAACTCAG gaAAAGAGCTGGTTTCAAATGATCCTGCGTTAGATGTTTCTGTAGCCAAAGTTATTTTTGAATCAGccgttcaaaatataaaagagGACACGGATCTTTTCTTTCAAATGTATAATGCAGctactcaatataatttttctttagatTTGTCTAAAGAaatcaaaaagtaa
- the LOC103311952 gene encoding uncharacterized protein LOC103311952 has protein sequence MWNKYLTTMVKLISAAGITEIHKLALIKVSIHCAHKKKKLTPSHYIHLIYNSKGSMTLDFLDWAIEAYPNDTRILEVNINFKLTDKDELIAYELFKENAYKVSSTLWLIVIKYFLNKPQIWHIFNMAFGDESVCCNEVKKKLAKEYLLWLSKNKSLNDARNAYLLLNTNNSCDASLCKTMVNLENRQQIIDVSKIREHFTLACMQFGKTNIDLWIERIYFELKYGSLELVSTTYHQALTTLDNEVSARFVDILKEHSTLNAICNP, from the exons ATGTGGAATAAGTATTTAACCACTATGGTCAAATTAATATCTGCGGCTGGTAttacagaaattcataaacttGCTTTAATTAAAGTATCTATACATTGCGctcacaagaaaaaaaaattgacaccaAGTCATTATATTCATTTG atatataattcAAAAGGTTCAATGACCCTGGACTTTTTAGATTGGGCCATTGAAGCATATCCGAATGACACACGTATCTTAGAagtgaatataaattttaaactaactgATAAAGATGAACTAATTGCTTACGagttatttaaagaaaatgcttataaagtTTCAAGCACTCTGTggcttatagttattaaatattttttaaataagccACAGATATGGCATATTTTCAACATGGCATTTGGAGATGAATCTGTGTGTTGTaacgaagtaaaaaaaaagcttgCAAAGGAGTATTTGTTGTGGTTAAGCAAAAATAAGTCTTTGAATGATGCTCGAAACGCATACTTGTTGTTGAACACAAACAACAGTTGTGATGCAAGTCTGTGCAAGACCATGGTAAATCTAGAAAACCGACAACAGATAATAGATGTCAGCAAGATTAGGGAGCATTTTACATTAGCATGCATGCAGTTTGGTAAAACCAATATCG ATTTGTGGATTGAACGAATTTACTTTGAGCTAAAGTATGGATCACTAGAACTTGTTTCCACAACATATCACCAAGCGTTGACAACTTTGGATAATGAAGTGTCTGCTCGATTTGTTGATATACTGAAGGAGCATTCTACGTTAAATGCAATTTGTAACCCTtga
- the LOC115034672 gene encoding uncharacterized protein LOC115034672, whose protein sequence is MSKIAQRRKDEFMATELPILNSIFEDDRVGYIVYQRESYESRVMRRNRKKSDFTNFISFLRSVNKEVKKVNLDSNSLKLINFHNDRIILLYRAALKYFDYDLSLWTKYIEFLMKYKNPTRVQNVINHALLLHGNISDSLYVYAVKIEIEFLKNIQKAREIYTSGLEVHKYSSNLYFEAFKCELTNSKMLIQEVFNSGKELVSNDPALDVSVAKVIFESAVQNIKEDTDLFFQMYNAATQYNFSLDLSKEIKK, encoded by the exons ATGTCGAAAATTGCACAAAGACGAAAGGACGAATTTATGGCTACAGAACTTCCAATACTTAATTCTATCTTTGAAGATGATCGTGTGGG TTATATAGTGTATCAACGAGAAAGTTATGAGAGTAGAGTGATGCGTCGAAACAGAAAAAAGTCAGATTTTACCAATTTCATCAGTTTTTTGAGATCTGTTAACAAGGAAGTTAAAAAG GTGAATCTAGATTCTAATTCTTTGAAACTTATTAATTTTCACAATGACCGAATCATTCTCCTTTATCGTGCGGCTCTAAAATATTTCGATTATGATCTATCACTCTGGACAAAATACATCGAATTCCTGATGAAATAT aaaaatccaACAAGGgtacaaaatgttataaacCATGCTTTGTTATTACATGGTAACATTTCAGATTCGTTGTATGTTTACGCAGTAAAAATAGagattgaatttttaaaaaatatccaaaaagcAAGAGAAATTTATACTAGTGGGTTAGAAGTACATAAGTAttcatcaaatttatattttgaagctTTTAAATGTGAACTTACTAATTCAAAAATGCTTATTCAAGAGGTGTTTAACTCAG gaAAAGAGCTGGTTTCAAATGATCCTGCGTTAGATGTTTCTGTAGCCAAAGTTATTTTTGAATCAGccgttcaaaatataaaagagGACACGGATCTTTTCTTTCAAATGTATAATGCAGctactcaatataatttttctttagatTTGTCTAAAGAaatcaaaaagtaa